Proteins from one Coffea arabica cultivar ET-39 chromosome 8c, Coffea Arabica ET-39 HiFi, whole genome shotgun sequence genomic window:
- the LOC113705734 gene encoding xyloglucan O-acetyltransferase 3-like, translated as MNPTLKLSKRMHEHNLTNKVEYLNLVRRPSLLIYSLCFTIWLSFCFLFASNTLKSTFEHGDSDYPEQRNSLNQPGNGRPETEKCDLSKGRWTQDARGPLYTNFSCKTLPYQRNCFLHGRMDRDFLQWRWKPDECELPVFNPRSFLNIVKGKTMAFIGDSLARNHMNSLLCLLSEEETPHEVYREDEEGKTIIWHLPRNNFTIMVLWSPFLVSASEMAVNGTETGGFHLHLDKIDESWVQKLPALDYAILSATNWFFRPNYVYEGGHFLGCIYCSDPNVTHLGPDIVIQGAFRLALKSINDCNSCSRIVTLLRTFSPSQFENGTWNTGGTCKRTRPFAPEEINNGGLDLVYRNAQLAEIDNARKLGEEKGRAFDVIDVTEAMLMRPDGHPGLHWDNRWNKGLSDCLHWCLPGPVDTWNEFLLELLQRHSSFLLALEVMQQQKLKN; from the exons ATGAATCCGACTTTGAAATTAAGCAAACGTATGCATGAGCATAATCTCACTAACAAGGTGGAATATCTCAACTTGGTTAGGCGACCATCTTTGTTGATCTACTCATTATGTTTTACCATATGGCTCAGCTTCTGCTTCCTGTTTGCTTCCAACACTCTCAAGTCCACCTTCGAACATGGAGACTCAGACTACCCCGAGCAAAGGAACTCCTTAAACCAGCCCGGCAACGGTAGGCCAG AAACTGAAAAGTGTGACCTATCGAAGGGTCGTTGGACTCAAGATGCTAGAGGGCCTTTGTATACAAATTTCAGCTGTAAAACACTCCCTTACCAGaggaactgtttcttgcatggGAGGATGGACAGGGACTTCCTTCAATGGAGATGGAAGCCCGATGAATGCGAACTTCCTGTCTTCAATCCCAGGAGCTTTCTAAACATTGTTAAAGGAAAGACGATGGCTTTCATAGGTGACTCACTTGCCAGGAATCACATGAATTCGCTTCTCTGTTTATTATCTGAG GAGGAAACCCCACACGAAGTATACAGGGAAGATGAGGAAGGGAAGACCATAATATGGCACTTGCCTCGTAACAACTTCACCATCATGGTGCTGTGGTCCCCATTCCTCGTCTCCGCCTCAGAGATGGCAGTCAACGGCACCGAAACCGGCGGTTTTCATCTACACCTAGACAAGATTGATGAGAGTTGGGTGCAAAAACTACCAGCCCTAGATTATGCCATTCTCTCAGCCACCAACTGGTTCTTCCGACCCAACTACGTGTACGAGGGTGGTCATTTTCTTGGATGTATTTACTGCTCGGACCCAAACGTGACGCACCTTGGCCCTGACATTGTCATACAAGGAGCTTTTAGGCTTGCTCTTAAGTCCATCAACGATTGCAACAGCTGCTCGAGGATAGTAACTTTACTGAGAACATTCTCACCATCCCAATTCGAGAACGGCACTTGGAACACGGGAGGGACTTGCAAGAGAACACGCCCATTTGCTCCAGAAGAGATTAACAACGGTGGCCTGGATTTGGTTTACAGGAACGCCCAACTGGCGGAGATTGATAATGCCCGCAAATTGGGAGAGGAAAAGGGAAGAGCATTTGATGTTATAGATGTTACTGAAGCTATGCTAATGAGGCCTGATGGCCATCCTGGATTACATTGGGATAACCGATGGAACAAGGGACTGAGTGATTGCCTCCATTGGTGCTTGCCAGGGCCTGTTGAtacttggaatgaatttttACTTGAATTGCTCCAAAGACATTCCAGCTTTCTCTTAGCTCTTGAAGTCATGCAGCAgcagaaattaaaaaattag
- the LOC113705732 gene encoding F-box/kelch-repeat protein At3g06240-like, translating into MHLSRDILVNIFLRLCVKTLLICRRVCKYWNDTISSSDFLKFHNELSISNPCHKVLVTFPLSTIDFNACRVKQEAKRQNWIKIPWMADFADDFTLLGSCNGLICLGTKSNSKILWNPSTGDYQIVTPQTSGNFRGSHRPYFLSGFGINPSTGGYTIVLGCYYWDNLQQKRAIYIITQRRGRYECKRIQDIPGTTNIYQRLGVSVNGHLHWPASVHNESVVLSYNLAEEKIRSIPLNGQAITELPDLGLSLPFPVPFTLGTCEGRLCTISKPWDAVVQRKDTFELWVMKEYGVWKSWTWLNNIEGIGDYGSLVPLGFFENGDLMVDADSRHIKRYSFKDKSARTLQILNNLKSCSISYVETMVAPR; encoded by the coding sequence ATGCATCTCTCTCGGGACATATTGGTGAACATCTTTTTGAGGCTTTGTGTCAAGACCCTATTGATTTGCAGACGCGTATGCAAGTATTGGAATGACACAATTTCCAGCTCTGATTTCCTCAAGTTCCACAACGAGCTATCAATCTCAAATCCATGTCACAAGGTTCTTGTTACTTTCCCACTTTCAACGATAGACTTCAATGCATGCAGGGTTAAACAAGAGGCAAAAAGGCAAAACTGGATTAAGATTCCTTGGATGGCAGATTTCGCAGATGATTTTACACTTCTTGGTTCGTGTAACGGCTTAATATGTCTCGGTACCAAATCTAATAGCAAAATCTTGTGGAATCCCTCCACGGGAGACTACCAAATTGTGACTCCGCAAACTAGTGGTAATTTCAGAGGGAGCCACCGCCCTTATTTCCTTTCTGGATTTGGCATTAATCCTTCTACTGGTGGATATACAATCGTCTTAGGCTGTTACTATTGGGACAATCTTCAACAAAAACGTGCGATCTATATCATAACTCAGAGACGTGGGCGTTACGAGTGCAAAAGGATACAAGATATTCCTGGAACAACTAATATTTATCAACGACTAGGGGTTTCTGTGAACGGGCATCTTCATTGGCCGGCATCTGTGCACAATGAAAGTGTGGTTTTGTCATACAATTTGGCGGAGGAGAAAATTAGATCCATCCCATTGAATGGCCAGGCAATCACAGAGCTGCCGGACCTTGGGCTGAGTCTGCCCTTTCCAGTGCCCTTTACCCTGGGAACTTGTGAAGGACGCCTGTGTACTATATCCAAGCCGTGGGATGCTGTAGTCCAGCGAAAAGATACGTTCGAGTTATGGGTTATGAAGGAATATGGGGTGTGGAAATCTTGGACATGGTTGAACAACATAGAAGGAATTGGAGATTATGGCTCTTTGGTACCACTAGGATTTTTCGAGAATGGTGATCTCATGGTTGATGCGGACAGTAGACATATAAAAAGGTACAGTTTCAAAGATAAATCAGCCAGAACTCTGCAGATTCTTAACAACTTGAAATCTTGTTCGATTTCATATGTGGAGACCATGGTTGCACCACGTTAA